In Sphingomonas sp. SUN019, the genomic window GGACGATCGTCACCGTAACCCGCGACTTCGGCCGCTTCGCGAAACCGCATCAGACGGCGGATTCCCAACGGTTCGAACGTAGCGTCGTAGAAGTCGCAGGATCGCGCGATGTTCGAAACGCCGAATGTCAAATGATCGATCAAAGCGCGCCCGTGTCGATCGCCAGCCCGTCGATCGTAGTCGCCTGCAACACCTCGCCAAACGCGACAACGCGACTTTTCGTATAGGCGTCGTCTATCGGCTCCCACATCTGATGAATCACGCGAGCATTGACGTCGGCCACCCAGTATTCCGCGATCCCCGCGCCCGCATAGGCCTCACCCTTCCGGCCAAGGTCGTTGCGCAGCGTGGTTGATGAAACTTCTACAATGAGCGCTACGGAAGTCAGCGGGATCGCGCCGCTTCCACGAGGCTCATCGGTGAGGACGATGTCGGGCAGCGGCATATCATGATCGGACAGATCGACGCTGCCATCCATCGCATGGAGATCGCTTCCTAACTGCTCAAGCATACGCCGAAGGCGATAGGAGAGTTCGCCCTTGATCCAAGCATGAGGGCGATACTCAGCGTTCATGATAACGATTTCTCCGTCGATCAGCTCGGTTCGGGCATCGCCGAATGCTCCGGCCTCATCGAGAAGAAGATAGTCTTCGACCCTTAGCTTGTACCTGCCCGGTGGAAGACGGTCCTGAATCGTCATGGCAGTATGCTATCATGAAGACGGGTTTGCGCCAACTTGCACCCAGATTGCAGACCGAGCCGCTATATGTCTCTACTATTTCCGCTCCGCCGCGCTCCTGTCACGGATCGTGGTGAATTCCGACCCGGCGCTCCACGTCGGCCATACGCCGGTTTTCGCGAGCCGCAGGCCCATCGCGTGGAACAGGTCGACTTCCGCCGCTGCACCGCGGAAATCCCATGAGGGCGACCACGTGTCGCAGGTCTTGTGGTAACAGGCCATATAGCCGTCGAGCCACTTCTGCCCCGCCGCCTTGCCGCCCGCCTTCAGATCGGGCGCGCCGCCCAGCGCCATCAGCAGCAGCGACGGCACGCCCTTTCGTACGACCGAGAAATGGTCTGCGCGATAGAACAGGCCGCGCTCGCTGAACGTCTCGGGCGTGATCGTGCGGCCCTGCGCCTTGGCGGCGTCGCCCAGCAAGGCATCGAGCGATGAATTGCCCGCGCCGACCAGCACGACGTCGTTCGCCGGCCCAGCGGTCTGCAGGATGTCGAGCGTCAAATTCGCCGCGGTCTTCGCCAGCGGATAGAGCGGGTGGGTGGCGTAGTGCTCCGAGCCGAGCAGACCGCGCTCCTCGCCAGTCCACAGCGCGAACACCAAAGTCCGGTCGGGCGCAGGCCCCGCCTTGAACTGCCGCGCCAGTTCCAGCACGCCCGCCACGCCCAGCGCATCGTCGTTCGCGCCCGGCCGCAGCGTCTTGCCGCTCGCATCCGCCGGACCTTCGCCGTAGGCATCCCAGTGCGCCCCGAACATCACGCTCTCGTCAGGGCGTTTCACACCGGGAATCTTGGCGATCACGTTGGCGCTCTCGATCCGCTCGACCTTCACCGGCATGTCGGCCGAGAAACGCAATTTCATGTCGACCGGCTTGAACGCCGCCGATCGCGCCTTCACCCGCAGCGCGTTCAGGTCGAGCCCCGCGGAGGCGAACATCCGGTCCGCGGCCTCATGCTCCAGCCAACCCAGCAGCGGCACGCGCGGATCGTCCTTCCCGCGCACGATGTCGTAATTCTCGCCGTTCGAAGCGTTCGCGGTCGACCACGGATAGCCCGCGCCGCCGGTATCGTGGACGATCAGCGCCGCAGCCGCCCCGCGCCGCGCAGCCTCCTCATATTTGTACGTCCAGCGCCCGTAATAGGTCATCCGTCGGTCGCCGAACCGGCCCTTCGCATCGTCGCCCGCTACGCTCTCGAAATCGGGATCGTTAACCAGGAAAACCGCGACTTTGCCCTTCAGATCCTGACCCTTGAAATCATCCCATTTCGCCTCGGGCGCATGCACGCCGTAGCCGACGAACACCATCGGCGCGTCCTTCACGGACACGCGCGCGTCGCCGCGAACGGTGGTCATCGAAACGTCCTTGCCCTGCGTCAGCGGCGTGCGGCCCTTCGGCCCCGTCACGCCGAGCGTGCCGCCGGTGATCTGCGTGCGGATCAGCGGTACGGCCTGCGTCCAAGATCCGTTCTCGCCGCCCGGTTCGACGCCCATCGCCTTGAACTGCGCGATCAGCCAGTCGACCGTCTTCTTCTCCCCCGGCGTCCCCGGTGCGCGGCCGCCGAAGTCGTCGGAGGCGAGGATCTTCACCGCATCGGACAACCGCTGCGGATCGGTCTGCGCGAGGGCAGGAACTGCGGCGACGGTGGCGAGCAGGGCGAGGGCGTAACGCATCATCTATCCTTTTTTGTCGCCTCAACATCCGTTCGTGCTGAGCGAAGTCGAAGCACATGGCCCCGCGTAATGCCCTTCGACTTCGCTCAGGGCGAACGGGATTTGGGACTAACGCAGCCGCTTCACGAACAGCCGGCCATCCTCACGCCGTTCGGTCGCGAAATTCGGCACCGCCTGGATCAGGTCGGACAACCGGTTGAAGCCGTAGTTGCGCACGTCGAAGCTGGAACGATTGGCCGCCAGCTGCCCCATCGCCGACAGACTGACGTAACCACGCTCGTCGCGCTTCACCGCATCATAGGCGTCGATCAGCAGCTTCACGAGCTCGGGGTCGAGCCCCGCCTTCTTCGCATCGCCGTTGGTCGCGGGCGCTGCGACCGGGGCCGCCGCCGCGGCGGGCGATGCAACCGCGACCGGCACCGGCAAAGGCTCGGTCTTCAATTTGTCGACGTCGATGAAGCGCGAACACGCCTGCTTGAACGCCTCGGGCGTCTTCGCACTGCCAAAACCGTACACTTCATATCCATCCTGCCGGATGCGCATCGCCAGCGGCATGAAATCGCTGTCCGACGACATGATCCCGAACGCCTGCACGCGCCCGCGGTACAGCAGGTCCATCGCGTCGATCGTCATCTTCATGTCCGTCGCGTTCTTGCCCTTGGTCAGGTCGAACTGCTGCTGCGGTTCGATCCCGTGTTTCAGGCTCATCTTCTCCCAGCCCTTGAGCGCGGCCTTGGACCAATTGCCGTACACGCGCCGTACGTTGACCGCGCCAAGCTCGGCCAGCACGGTCAGCACCGGATCGATCAGATGCCATGACGCATTGTCGGCATCGATCAGCAGCGCGACGTTGCGGTTCGGGTCGTCGGTCATTGCGGCTCCGGATAGGTGATGCTCATCACTTCGTACTCGCGCTCCCCGGCCGGAAGCGCAACCCGCCGCACGTCGCCGATCGTACTACCGCGCAGCGCACGCGCAATCGGGGAGTTCCATCCGACCCGCCCCGCGCCCGCATCGGCCTCGTCATCACCGACCAGTGTAAGCGTGCGCCGTGCGTCGTCCTCGTCCGCAATCTCGACCGTCGCGCCGAAGAACACGCGGCTCCGGTCGGCCGCAGCCGCAGGGTCGACGACCTTCGCCGCCTTCATCCGTCGCGACAGCCACCCCAGCCGCCGGTCGATCTCCCGCAGCCGCTTTCGGCCGTAGATGTAGTCGCCGTTCTCGGATCGATCACCATTCCCCGCCGCCCAGGAGATCGTCTCAACGAGGGCGGGGCGTTCGGTACCGAACAATTGCTCATACTCGCGCCGCAGCGTCGCATAGCCGGCGGGGGTGATGTAGTTCGGACGCTCGATCACCCCACCCGGTTCCGCCCCAGATACCAGCTCAAATTCGACGGCCCGCGGCTCTTCGCGCGCTGCGGGTTCATCAGGTCGTACACCACCGCATTCTCGATCACGCGCTGGACGTAATTCTTCGTTTCCTGATACGGAATCGCCTCGATCCAGTCGACCATGTCGACCGCGCCGGTGCGCGGATCGCCGTTCAGGCGGAGCCATTTGTTCACGTTGCCCGGCCCGGCGTTATACGCCGCGATCGCCAGTGGATAATTGCCGTACCCGGCATAGATGCGCTGGAAATAGCTCGAGCCAAGCTGCACGTTGTAGCTCGTGTCGGTGGTCAGCGACGAGGGATTGTACGACAGCCCGATCTTCCCCGCCTGCTCGCGCGCCGTCCCCGGCATCAGCTGCATCAAACCGCGCGCACCGGCGGACGACACCGCGGCGCGATCGAACTGGCTTTCCTGCCGCGTGATCGCATGGATCATCGTCCAGTTGCTGTCATGCCCCGACGGCACCGCAACGGTCGGAAATCCCGCCAGGCTGTAATCGGTAAAGCCGTTCTGCATCGCGCTGCGTCCAACCATCACCGACAGATCGGGGCGGTCGATCGCGCGCGCAAATTCGTTCGCAAGCACGTGATCGGCGTCGCTGGTCGCATCCGCCGCGATCTGCCGTACGAATGCGGTCTGGTCCTGCCACTGGCCGATCGTGCCGAGGAATTGCGCCGCGCGTACCGTTTCGCGGGCGTAGAAAGCCGAACGCGTCGCCGGATCGACCGCGCGCGGCGTGATCGGGGCAGGGGCGACCAGCGGCCGCCGCATATGCTCGATCGACAACTGGCCATAGAATTGCTCGCGATACCCCGCCGCGCGCGTGAAGAACGCGGTCGCCTCCTCGCTCCGCCCTGCCGCTTCGGCCGCGCGCCCCGCCCAATAGAAGCCCTTCGCCCGCGTCTGCGGCGCCTGGCTCCCGCGGCCGTAACGGTCGAACATCGTCATCGCATCGGCGGGTCGCCCGATCCGCATCATCGCGGTCTGTCCCGCCAACCAGACAAGGCTCGTATAATCGTCGCGCTCGCCATACGGCTTCTTCGACACGTCGGTGCCATACGGATAGGCGTCGTCGACCTGCCGCGCGATGTCGTAGGCGACCTGCCACTGATTGTCCGCCGCCGCGCCGCGCGCGCCCGTCAGCAGCACCTCGTAGAACTTCTCGACACTGCCCGGCCGGTTCATCCCCGCTGGGCGCGTCCGCGCGAGCCATGACCGCGCGCTGGGTGAGGCGTTGTTGTTCCGCAGCCACGTCGCCTTGTCCGCGACATAGCCCGCGTCGCGGTTCCCGATCGCGTCCATCCGCGCCATGTATGCGGATGCGTCCGGCGCATTGCTGCGAAACGCCAGCCGCGCCGCGAACAGCTCGCGCTGCGACGGGCTGACATAAGCGATCTGGCGCTGCGCGAGGCTGGTCGATCCCGCCCACAGCAGCGCGTCCATCCGCGCGTCGTGATCCTCGGGCCGCAGCGCGCCCGCGAATTGCGACAGGATCGTCGCTTCATCCGCAGGCGCCAGCGCCCCGCGCCGCCACGCATCGCGCGCCGCGCCGTAAGCCGCGGACGTCTGCCCACTCGCCGCCAGCGCCTTGGCATAAGCGACGCCACCTGCGCCCGTCTGCGGAGCGAAACGCCGGAAATAGGCGATGACATTGCCCGGCGCGGCGTAGCCGCTGCCCGCCTGCTTTTCCGCCGCGCGGCGATTGGCGGCCTGATTCGGCCAGCCCGGATGCGCCATCAGGAACCCGGCATAGCTGTCGAACGGCAGCGAATCGGTCTGCTGCAACGCGCGCCACTGCGCCAGCGCCTGCGCCATGCCCGCCGCACTCGCCTGAGTTTGGGGTTGGTAGGGGGGGGCAGGGGCCGCCGCCGGTTGCGGACGATAGCCGTCCTGGTCCTGCGCGACGAGCAACGCCGCGCCCATTCCGATCATCAATCCAATCACACTGCCTGCCTTCAACGCGGTCACCATGTGGACAGAGTAACGCCGCTACCCGTATCTGTCCTGAACGAAGATCATTCTTGGCGCGAAGCAGGAGCGCAATCCCATGTTTTCCGGATCAATCCCGGCGCTGGTCACGCCGTTCGACGACGGCGGCGCGTTCGTCGAATCGGCCTATCGCGACCTGATCGACTGGCAGATCGCCGAAGGATCGTCGGCGCTGGTCGCGTGCGGCACGACGGGCGAGGCCGCGACGCTCAGCAAGGAAGAGCATTTCGCGGTCGTCCGCATCTGCGTCGATCAGGCGAAGGGCCGCGTGCCCGTGATCGCTGGCGCAGGGTCGAACGACACGCGCGTCGCAGCCGAAAACCTGATCGCCGCGCATGAGGCGGGGGCCGACGCCGCGCTGATGGTCCCGCCTTATTACAACCGCCCGTCGCAGGACGGCATCTACCAGCATTTCGCCGCGCTTGCCGTCGACGCCCCGCTGCCGATCGTCCTCTACAATGTTCCGGGCCGCACCGTCACCGACATCCAGCCCGCCACCCTGATCCGCATCGTTCAGGCGTTCCCGAAGGTTTTCGTCGGGGTGAAGGACGCGTCCGGCGTCCTGACGCGCGTATCCGACCACCGCGCCGCGCTGGGTGACGATTTTGCGCAGATATCCGGCAACGACGACCTCGCGCTCGCCTTCAACGCGGTCGGCGGCACCGGGTGCATCTCGGTCACCGCCAACGTCGCCCCGCGCCTGTGCGCCGATTTCCAGACTGCGTGCGCCGCGAACGACTTTGCGGCCGCGCGCGCGATCCACGATCGCCTTTTCGCGCTCCACGCGTCACTTTTCACCGACGCCTCGCCCGGCCCGGTCAAATACGCGATGACCAAGGTCCGCCCCGGCTTTCCGCAGGGTTTGCGCCTGCCGATGACATGGCCGGGCGAAGCAAGCCGCAAAGCGATCGATGCGGGGCTGACTGCGGCCGACCTCTGAACCCACCGGCAAGGTCCGGTCGCCGCAATAGTCACCGCCCGCTATTGCCGCGCGCCCGCCAAAGCGCCACATCGCGCGTCCCATGGCCCGTCCCAAACCCGCAACCTTCGAAAAGACCAAGATCGTCGCCGAGAACCGCAAGGCGCGGTTCGAATATGCGATCGAGAGCGTGTTCGAGGCCGGGATTGCGCTGACCGGCACCGAGGTTAAGTCGTTGCGCTTTGGCCAGGGATCGATCGCGGAGAGCTATGCCGAGGTGCGGGGCGAGCAGGTCTGGCTGGTCAACGCCAACGTGCCCGAATTCAGCCACGGCAACCGTTTCAACCATGAACCCAAGCGCCCGCGTAAACTGCTGCTTCATGAGCGCGAGATAAACAAGCTGCATGGCGCGGTGGCGCGTGACGGCATGACGCTGGTCCCGCTGTCGGTATATTTCAATTCGCGCGGGCGCGCGAAGGTGGAGCTTGCGTTGGCGAAGGGCAGGAAGGCGCACGACAAGCGCGAGCATATCAAGGAACGCGAGTGGAAGCGTGACGCGGCCCGCATCATGCGCGACCGCGGCTGATGGCGAGCAGGGCAATGCCGTGGTGGCAACGCTTTGCGGCGTGGTGCCACCGCAACCTGCCGACGCGCGAATCGCTGGAGAAGAATCGCTTGCTGCGGCCGGTTGCGCATCGCGTGCTCGCGCCCGAATTGTGGCGTTTCACGCGCCGGTCGGTCCCGCGCGGCGTGGCGCTGGGCATGGTCACGGGCATCCTGTTTCCAGTCGCACAGATCCCGCTGTCCGCAGTGCTGGCGCTGCCGTTCCGCGCCAACGTGCCGACCGCGGCGCTCACCACCTTCATCACTAATCCCTTCACGACGCCGTTCATCTGGGCGTTCGCTTATTGGGTCGGGAAATGGACACTGCATCTGGATGAGGCGCTGCCGGGCGATCCGCTCAGGCAGGCGGCGCAGTCCGACTGGATGCAATGGCTGATGTCCGACGCCGCGCCTGCGATTGCGGTCGGATTGCTGATCGTGACGGCGGTGCTGACCGTCGGCGGCTATGCGCTCACGTCGCTCGGCTGGCGGCTGTGGATCGCGCGCAAATGGAAAAGCCGTCACATTCGTCACCACAATTGACGGGGCGTGTTATCGGAGTAAAACGCAGCGCATCCTGATAAGACAAGAGGGTTGCCCTATGCGTTCTTCGTTCGTCGTCGCCGCTCTATTCGCGTCCGCCGCTGCTGGCTCGATCGCCATCGCCCAGACTGCGCCTGAAAAAGCGGAACAGACCAAAACGGTGGCGAAGGCCGCGACCGGCCCGGTCAAGCCCGCCAGGACCGACGGACCGCAGATTGGCGATTTCGGCTTCGACATGGCGGGCCGCGACACGGCGGTCGCACCCGGCGACGATTTCTACAACTACGCCAGCGGTACGTGGGAAAAGAACACCCAGATTCCCGCCGACCGTGCCAGCTACGGCATGTTTCACGTCCTGCAGGATCTGTCGCTCGAACGCACCCGCGGCATCCTCGAGGAAAGCACGAAGCAGCCCGGCAGCAAATCGGGCGATTTCTACGCCAGCTTCATCGACGAAGCCGCGGTGAACGCGAAGGGTGCGGCCCCGATCAAGCCGTGGCTGACCGCCATCAAAGGAGCCGCGACCAAGGACGCGCTCGCGACCGAAATGGCGAAGCTGCAGCGCCAGGGCGTACGCGGCTTCTTCGGCGTCGGCGTGGGTCAGGATGACAAGGCCCCCGAAAACTACATCGTCAGCATGTATCAGGGCGGCATCGGCCTGCCCGACCGCGATTATTACCTGAAGGACGACGCGAAGCTCGCGGCGATCCGCACCGCCTATCAGGCGTATCTTGCGCAGATGCTGACGCTGGCGGGCGAACCGAACGCCGTCGCGCGCGCCGCTGCCGTCGTCGCGATGGAGACCCAGCTCGCCACCGCGCACTGGACCCGGATCGAAAGCCGCGAGGCGGAGAAGACCTACAACAAGCTGACGCTCGCACAGCTGGCGCAGCAGGCCCCCGGCTTTCCGTGGCAGCCGTTCGCCACCGAACTCGGCGTCGCCAGCCAAGCCGCCTTCCTCGTCGCGCAGCCGACCGCGTTTGCGGGCGAGGCGAAGGTGTTCGCCGCGACGCCGCTGCCGGTGCTGAAGGATCACTTGATGCTCCGCACGTTGCGGACGTATTCGCCCTATCTGTCCTCCGATTTCGACAAGGCGACCTTCGCTTTCTACGGCACGACCCTGTCGGGCACGCCCGAACAGCAGGCGCGGTGGAAGCGCGGCGTGAACCTTGTCGGCGAATCGCTCGGCGAGGACGTCGGGCAGGCCTATGTCGCGAAATACTTCCCGCCCGAATCCAAGGCGGCAGCCGACGATCTGGTGAAGAACGTCATCGCCGCGATGGGCGACCGTCTGCGCAAGCTCGAATGGATGGCCCCCGAGACGAAGACCAAGGCGCTGGCCAAGCTCGCCGCCTTCACGCCCAAGATCGGCTACCCGACCAAATGGCGCGATTATTCGGCGCTGCAGATCCAGCGCGGCGATCTGGTCGGCAATGTCGCGCGGGCCAATGCGTTCGATTTTCAGCGCGACCTGAACAAGCTCGGCCAGCCGATCGACCGGACCGAATGGTTCATGACGCCGATGACGATCAACGCCTACGCCAACCCGCCGATGAACGAGATCGTCTTCCCGGCCGCGATCCTGCAGCCGCCGTTCTTCGATCCGAAGGCCGATCCGGCGGTCAATTACGGCGGCATCGGCGCGGTGATCGGGCATGAGATCAGCCATCACTTCGACGATCAGGGCCGCAAATACGATCCGTCGGGCAAGCTTGCCGACTGGTGGACGCCGCAGGACGTCGCGCGCTTCAAGGTGTTCACCGACAAGCTCGTCGCACAGTACGACGCCTACGAACCGCTGCCGGGCCAGCACATCCAGGGCGGCCTGACCTTGGGCGAGAACATCGCCGACCTCGCCGGGCTGACGGTGGCGATCGACGCCTATCACAAGTCGCTTGGCGGCAAGAAAGCTCCCGTGATCGACGGCACCACCGGCGACCAGCGCTTCTACCTAGGCTGGGCGCAGGTGTGGCGCACGAAGTTCCGCGAACCGGCGCTCCGCCAGCAGTTGCTGAGCGATCCGCATTCGCCCGGACACTACCGCGCGCTGACCGTGCGCAACCTCGATCCATGGTATGCGGCGTTCGGCGCGAAAACCGGGCAGACGACGTATCTCTCGCCCGAACAGCGCATCCGCATCTGGTGACCGCACCTCCCACGTCGTCATGCTTGACGGCATGACGGCGTGGGCCGAAGGATTCGGACGACAAT contains:
- a CDS encoding VOC family protein: MGADRRRLYEKSRCRVWRGVAGDYDRRAGDRHGRALIDHLTFGVSNIARSCDFYDATFEPLGIRRLMRFREAAEVAGYGDDRPWFWIAEQDATRGKLHIAIRADSRAQVDAFHTAALATGGRDHGAPGLRPDYHPDYYGAFVLDPDGHNIEAVCHRPE
- a CDS encoding Uma2 family endonuclease, which gives rise to MTIQDRLPPGRYKLRVEDYLLLDEAGAFGDARTELIDGEIVIMNAEYRPHAWIKGELSYRLRRMLEQLGSDLHAMDGSVDLSDHDMPLPDIVLTDEPRGSGAIPLTSVALIVEVSSTTLRNDLGRKGEAYAGAGIAEYWVADVNARVIHQMWEPIDDAYTKSRVVAFGEVLQATTIDGLAIDTGAL
- a CDS encoding M20/M25/M40 family metallo-hydrolase, whose protein sequence is MRYALALLATVAAVPALAQTDPQRLSDAVKILASDDFGGRAPGTPGEKKTVDWLIAQFKAMGVEPGGENGSWTQAVPLIRTQITGGTLGVTGPKGRTPLTQGKDVSMTTVRGDARVSVKDAPMVFVGYGVHAPEAKWDDFKGQDLKGKVAVFLVNDPDFESVAGDDAKGRFGDRRMTYYGRWTYKYEEAARRGAAAALIVHDTGGAGYPWSTANASNGENYDIVRGKDDPRVPLLGWLEHEAADRMFASAGLDLNALRVKARSAAFKPVDMKLRFSADMPVKVERIESANVIAKIPGVKRPDESVMFGAHWDAYGEGPADASGKTLRPGANDDALGVAGVLELARQFKAGPAPDRTLVFALWTGEERGLLGSEHYATHPLYPLAKTAANLTLDILQTAGPANDVVLVGAGNSSLDALLGDAAKAQGRTITPETFSERGLFYRADHFSVVRKGVPSLLLMALGGAPDLKAGGKAAGQKWLDGYMACYHKTCDTWSPSWDFRGAAAEVDLFHAMGLRLAKTGVWPTWSAGSEFTTIRDRSAAERK
- a CDS encoding NYN domain-containing protein, with the translated sequence MTDDPNRNVALLIDADNASWHLIDPVLTVLAELGAVNVRRVYGNWSKAALKGWEKMSLKHGIEPQQQFDLTKGKNATDMKMTIDAMDLLYRGRVQAFGIMSSDSDFMPLAMRIRQDGYEVYGFGSAKTPEAFKQACSRFIDVDKLKTEPLPVPVAVASPAAAAAPVAAPATNGDAKKAGLDPELVKLLIDAYDAVKRDERGYVSLSAMGQLAANRSSFDVRNYGFNRLSDLIQAVPNFATERREDGRLFVKRLR
- the greB gene encoding transcription elongation factor GreB, coding for MERPNYITPAGYATLRREYEQLFGTERPALVETISWAAGNGDRSENGDYIYGRKRLREIDRRLGWLSRRMKAAKVVDPAAAADRSRVFFGATVEIADEDDARRTLTLVGDDEADAGAGRVGWNSPIARALRGSTIGDVRRVALPAGEREYEVMSITYPEPQ
- a CDS encoding lytic transglycosylase domain-containing protein produces the protein MVTALKAGSVIGLMIGMGAALLVAQDQDGYRPQPAAAPAPPYQPQTQASAAGMAQALAQWRALQQTDSLPFDSYAGFLMAHPGWPNQAANRRAAEKQAGSGYAAPGNVIAYFRRFAPQTGAGGVAYAKALAASGQTSAAYGAARDAWRRGALAPADEATILSQFAGALRPEDHDARMDALLWAGSTSLAQRQIAYVSPSQRELFAARLAFRSNAPDASAYMARMDAIGNRDAGYVADKATWLRNNNASPSARSWLARTRPAGMNRPGSVEKFYEVLLTGARGAAADNQWQVAYDIARQVDDAYPYGTDVSKKPYGERDDYTSLVWLAGQTAMMRIGRPADAMTMFDRYGRGSQAPQTRAKGFYWAGRAAEAAGRSEEATAFFTRAAGYREQFYGQLSIEHMRRPLVAPAPITPRAVDPATRSAFYARETVRAAQFLGTIGQWQDQTAFVRQIAADATSDADHVLANEFARAIDRPDLSVMVGRSAMQNGFTDYSLAGFPTVAVPSGHDSNWTMIHAITRQESQFDRAAVSSAGARGLMQLMPGTAREQAGKIGLSYNPSSLTTDTSYNVQLGSSYFQRIYAGYGNYPLAIAAYNAGPGNVNKWLRLNGDPRTGAVDMVDWIEAIPYQETKNYVQRVIENAVVYDLMNPQRAKSRGPSNLSWYLGRNRVG
- the dapA gene encoding 4-hydroxy-tetrahydrodipicolinate synthase, giving the protein MFSGSIPALVTPFDDGGAFVESAYRDLIDWQIAEGSSALVACGTTGEAATLSKEEHFAVVRICVDQAKGRVPVIAGAGSNDTRVAAENLIAAHEAGADAALMVPPYYNRPSQDGIYQHFAALAVDAPLPIVLYNVPGRTVTDIQPATLIRIVQAFPKVFVGVKDASGVLTRVSDHRAALGDDFAQISGNDDLALAFNAVGGTGCISVTANVAPRLCADFQTACAANDFAAARAIHDRLFALHASLFTDASPGPVKYAMTKVRPGFPQGLRLPMTWPGEASRKAIDAGLTAADL
- the smpB gene encoding SsrA-binding protein SmpB, whose product is MARPKPATFEKTKIVAENRKARFEYAIESVFEAGIALTGTEVKSLRFGQGSIAESYAEVRGEQVWLVNANVPEFSHGNRFNHEPKRPRKLLLHEREINKLHGAVARDGMTLVPLSVYFNSRGRAKVELALAKGRKAHDKREHIKEREWKRDAARIMRDRG
- a CDS encoding DUF2062 domain-containing protein encodes the protein MASRAMPWWQRFAAWCHRNLPTRESLEKNRLLRPVAHRVLAPELWRFTRRSVPRGVALGMVTGILFPVAQIPLSAVLALPFRANVPTAALTTFITNPFTTPFIWAFAYWVGKWTLHLDEALPGDPLRQAAQSDWMQWLMSDAAPAIAVGLLIVTAVLTVGGYALTSLGWRLWIARKWKSRHIRHHN
- a CDS encoding M13 family metallopeptidase, which translates into the protein MRSSFVVAALFASAAAGSIAIAQTAPEKAEQTKTVAKAATGPVKPARTDGPQIGDFGFDMAGRDTAVAPGDDFYNYASGTWEKNTQIPADRASYGMFHVLQDLSLERTRGILEESTKQPGSKSGDFYASFIDEAAVNAKGAAPIKPWLTAIKGAATKDALATEMAKLQRQGVRGFFGVGVGQDDKAPENYIVSMYQGGIGLPDRDYYLKDDAKLAAIRTAYQAYLAQMLTLAGEPNAVARAAAVVAMETQLATAHWTRIESREAEKTYNKLTLAQLAQQAPGFPWQPFATELGVASQAAFLVAQPTAFAGEAKVFAATPLPVLKDHLMLRTLRTYSPYLSSDFDKATFAFYGTTLSGTPEQQARWKRGVNLVGESLGEDVGQAYVAKYFPPESKAAADDLVKNVIAAMGDRLRKLEWMAPETKTKALAKLAAFTPKIGYPTKWRDYSALQIQRGDLVGNVARANAFDFQRDLNKLGQPIDRTEWFMTPMTINAYANPPMNEIVFPAAILQPPFFDPKADPAVNYGGIGAVIGHEISHHFDDQGRKYDPSGKLADWWTPQDVARFKVFTDKLVAQYDAYEPLPGQHIQGGLTLGENIADLAGLTVAIDAYHKSLGGKKAPVIDGTTGDQRFYLGWAQVWRTKFREPALRQQLLSDPHSPGHYRALTVRNLDPWYAAFGAKTGQTTYLSPEQRIRIW